The following coding sequences are from one Patescibacteria group bacterium window:
- the rpsF gene encoding 30S ribosomal protein S6, whose protein sequence is MATKHYDLLAIVGSQVAPEAADGVLGTIRDLVTAAGGEVLNSHVIGKRKLAYPIGKHKTGTYVDLDFNLEPAAFNGFTGKLKLVDEVIRFLPIQTKLKTAKELEEEARIQEKIQARKAREDAQARQTREAADRLAETATPKRTAVDAAPLSLDELDKKIDEILDEDAVK, encoded by the coding sequence ATGGCTACAAAACACTACGACCTACTCGCCATCGTTGGCTCCCAAGTTGCCCCTGAAGCAGCTGATGGCGTCTTGGGAACAATTCGCGACCTGGTGACCGCAGCTGGAGGCGAGGTTCTGAACAGCCACGTCATTGGCAAGCGCAAGCTCGCCTACCCCATTGGCAAGCACAAAACCGGCACCTACGTGGACCTGGACTTCAACCTGGAACCCGCAGCCTTCAATGGCTTCACGGGAAAATTGAAGTTGGTGGACGAAGTCATTCGGTTCTTGCCCATCCAAACCAAGCTGAAGACTGCCAAAGAACTGGAAGAAGAAGCCCGGATCCAAGAGAAAATCCAAGCCCGCAAAGCCCGCGAAGACGCGCAAGCTCGGCAAACCCGGGAAGCTGCAGACCGCCTGGCAGAAACTGCCACCCCCAAGCGGACGGCTGTGGATGCTGCCCCCCTCTCCCTGGATGAGTTGGACAAGAAGATTGACGAGATCCTGGACGAGGACGCCGTCAAGTAA
- the efp gene encoding elongation factor P: MSVLTMNDLRIGVAITIDNEPYVVLWSDFMRTAQRKPVMRTKLKNLISGRVLEQTFKPGDKIPEADLSRTKASYLYAQDTEHYFMDQETYDQFFLTTEQLGDQVKYLKEGLVVDVLQFESKPVTIQLPKKIEYTVTDSPDAVRGDTATNTAKTITLDNGLQVKAPLFIKSGERIMVSTETGEYTARAGE; the protein is encoded by the coding sequence ATGTCCGTCCTCACCATGAATGACCTCCGCATTGGGGTCGCCATCACCATCGACAACGAGCCCTACGTGGTACTGTGGTCTGACTTCATGCGCACAGCGCAACGCAAACCGGTGATGCGGACGAAGCTGAAGAACCTTATTTCCGGCCGGGTGCTGGAGCAAACCTTCAAACCTGGGGACAAAATCCCGGAGGCAGATTTATCCCGCACCAAAGCCAGCTACCTGTACGCCCAGGACACGGAGCACTACTTTATGGACCAGGAGACCTACGACCAGTTCTTCCTGACCACCGAGCAACTGGGTGACCAGGTGAAGTACCTAAAAGAGGGTTTGGTGGTGGACGTGCTGCAGTTTGAGAGCAAGCCCGTCACCATTCAATTACCCAAAAAAATTGAGTACACCGTGACAGACTCACCTGACGCCGTGCGCGGGGACACCGCCACCAACACCGCCAAGACCATCACCTTGGACAACGGCCTGCAAGTCAAAGCTCCCCTCTTCATCAAATCTGGGGAACGAATCATGGTCAGCACCGAGACGGGCGAGTACACGGCACGGGCTGGGGAGTAA
- a CDS encoding CapA family protein produces the protein MRSKWFGVLVIFGLTFPGFAHASATLVFSGDVMLGRSVRDQINRRGGGNGAWVTANLAKVFRQADLAFVNLESPFLAGSASSQEMIFRADPKHVTALTGAGIDVVSFANNHSRNQGSAGIQATVDLLQKNRILVAGAGSTSKVAYAPRFFQAGAVPVAVLAYTYGERVLTTNIQKTTIANVDIWLMQAEVKKVRATGRFVVVSLHAGNEYTVVPNSLQKTFAHAAVDAGADLVIGHHPHWVQPVEKYKGKHILYSLGNLVFDQTWSKNTQEGAVARVTVSDRRQVTLEVLPVKIERTSQPRFMSASEAKPVLQRMLVPISGKL, from the coding sequence ATGCGTAGCAAATGGTTCGGGGTGCTTGTCATCTTCGGCCTCACCTTTCCGGGTTTTGCCCACGCCAGCGCAACTTTGGTTTTTAGTGGTGACGTAATGCTGGGTCGATCAGTCCGCGATCAAATCAACCGTCGCGGTGGTGGAAATGGCGCCTGGGTAACGGCGAATCTTGCCAAAGTTTTTCGGCAAGCTGATTTGGCATTTGTCAATTTGGAGTCGCCGTTCCTCGCGGGCTCAGCTTCCAGCCAGGAAATGATTTTCCGCGCTGACCCAAAGCACGTCACCGCGCTCACGGGCGCGGGTATTGACGTGGTTTCCTTTGCGAATAACCACAGCCGGAACCAGGGGAGCGCAGGCATTCAAGCCACGGTTGATCTGCTGCAGAAAAACCGGATCCTCGTTGCTGGCGCCGGCAGTACGTCAAAAGTCGCCTACGCGCCCCGCTTCTTCCAGGCTGGCGCAGTTCCGGTTGCGGTCTTGGCGTACACGTATGGCGAACGAGTGCTGACGACGAATATCCAGAAAACAACCATTGCTAATGTGGATATCTGGTTAATGCAAGCAGAGGTGAAGAAGGTGCGTGCCACAGGCAGGTTTGTGGTGGTGTCATTGCATGCGGGGAATGAGTACACCGTGGTACCAAACTCGCTGCAGAAGACTTTTGCCCATGCCGCTGTGGATGCAGGCGCCGATCTGGTCATTGGCCATCACCCGCACTGGGTGCAGCCCGTGGAAAAGTACAAAGGCAAGCACATTCTGTACTCCTTGGGGAATCTGGTTTTTGATCAAACGTGGTCGAAGAATACCCAGGAAGGTGCGGTGGCGCGGGTAACGGTGTCTGACCGGCGTCAGGTGACGCTAGAGGTGTTGCCAGTGAAAATCGAACGCACCAGCCAGCCGCGGTTCATGTCGGCTAGTGAGGCAAAACCGGTACTGCAGCGGATGCTGGTCCCGATCAGTGGGAAATTGTGA
- a CDS encoding bifunctional 5,10-methylenetetrahydrofolate dehydrogenase/5,10-methenyltetrahydrofolate cyclohydrolase has protein sequence MQKIDGRALANSILSSVKTHCAASSTRPGLAIVLVGDDPASVTYVRLKEEAAAQVGIHAEVHRFPATVDEATVVQKIQALNANAAISGMIVQLPLPNQLNADTVVSAIDPAKDADGFHKTNLERYKQNVPGALAPGLCEGVLALAQVPGVPLDGKKAVVLANGPIFAEPMAMLLTRAGLDVTLLYPPFRDFAQATKDADLIVIALGKAGFLKAEHTKPDVIIVDVGFNRVDGKVVGDVDAASMANQPGWLTPVPGGVGPVTVAMLLERTLRLAEN, from the coding sequence ATGCAGAAGATTGACGGTCGTGCATTAGCTAATAGCATACTCAGCAGTGTGAAGACACACTGCGCCGCAAGCAGCACCCGACCTGGCTTAGCAATTGTTTTGGTTGGTGACGACCCAGCTTCCGTCACCTACGTTCGCCTCAAAGAAGAAGCTGCTGCACAGGTTGGCATCCATGCCGAAGTACACCGCTTTCCCGCAACAGTGGATGAAGCAACGGTGGTGCAAAAAATCCAAGCACTCAATGCCAACGCAGCTATCAGTGGCATGATTGTCCAGCTCCCGCTGCCAAACCAGCTGAATGCTGACACGGTGGTTTCCGCCATTGATCCCGCAAAAGACGCAGACGGCTTTCACAAAACCAACCTGGAACGCTACAAGCAGAATGTGCCGGGTGCACTGGCTCCTGGCTTGTGCGAAGGTGTCTTGGCTTTGGCACAAGTTCCCGGCGTACCTCTAGACGGAAAAAAAGCGGTGGTGCTGGCAAATGGCCCCATCTTCGCCGAACCCATGGCCATGCTGCTCACCCGTGCAGGTTTGGACGTGACCTTGCTCTACCCCCCCTTCCGTGACTTTGCCCAAGCAACAAAAGACGCCGACCTCATTGTCATTGCCCTTGGCAAAGCTGGTTTCCTCAAAGCTGAACATACCAAACCAGACGTCATTATTGTTGACGTGGGGTTTAACCGTGTAGACGGGAAAGTGGTGGGCGATGTGGACGCAGCGAGTATGGCAAATCAGCCCGGCTGGCTAACACCCGTACCTGGCGGCGTTGGGCCCGTGACCGTGGCGATGCTGCTGGAGCGAACTCTGCGACTAGCTGAGAATTAA
- the ychF gene encoding redox-regulated ATPase YchF has product MSLQIGIVGLPNVGKSSLFRALTKKAVPAENYPFTTIDPNVGVVEVPDERLAPMAKVSASGKIVPTIIEFVDIAGLVKDAHKGEGLGNKFLANIREVAAIAHVVRSFTDPDVIHVDNRVNPIEDVATIDTELALADLEAVKKRVETARGKVKSGDKLSVAQLPHLEKLEQALAAGTPARTFREDADLGPLIKELQLLSGKPVLYVINADEAELKNADTLQKQFAEANKFNVEDVLVISAKIEAELAELTTEEADAYLKDLGLTEPGLNRLIKKAYHTLGLLTFFTSGEMETKAWTVRQGALAPEAAGVIHSDFESAFIRAEVMDWKDLVQYGESGCRDKGLLRIEGKEYVMRDGDVAHFRVGV; this is encoded by the coding sequence ATGTCACTCCAAATAGGAATTGTTGGTCTCCCCAACGTCGGAAAATCCAGTTTATTCCGCGCCCTTACGAAGAAGGCTGTGCCCGCGGAAAACTACCCCTTTACCACCATAGATCCCAACGTGGGCGTGGTGGAAGTGCCGGATGAACGCCTGGCGCCCATGGCCAAGGTCAGCGCGTCGGGCAAAATTGTGCCCACGATTATTGAATTCGTAGACATTGCTGGTTTAGTGAAAGACGCGCACAAGGGTGAAGGCTTGGGCAACAAGTTTTTGGCGAACATTCGAGAGGTGGCGGCCATTGCCCACGTGGTTCGGTCTTTTACCGATCCCGACGTCATCCATGTGGATAACCGGGTCAATCCGATTGAAGATGTGGCTACCATTGACACTGAGCTTGCTCTGGCGGATTTGGAGGCAGTGAAGAAACGGGTGGAGACAGCACGGGGGAAAGTGAAGTCGGGAGATAAACTCAGCGTGGCACAGCTCCCCCATTTGGAAAAACTGGAACAGGCGTTGGCGGCTGGCACCCCGGCTCGCACGTTTCGAGAAGATGCTGATTTGGGACCGCTTATCAAGGAGTTACAGCTCTTGTCTGGCAAACCTGTACTCTACGTCATCAACGCCGATGAAGCAGAATTAAAAAATGCGGACACTCTTCAGAAACAGTTTGCCGAGGCGAACAAATTCAACGTGGAGGATGTGCTGGTCATCTCAGCAAAAATTGAAGCAGAACTTGCAGAGCTCACAACGGAGGAAGCTGACGCGTACCTGAAAGACTTAGGCCTCACTGAACCCGGCTTGAACCGGTTGATAAAGAAGGCGTATCACACCCTGGGGCTGCTCACCTTCTTCACCTCTGGAGAAATGGAAACCAAAGCCTGGACTGTCCGCCAAGGTGCGCTGGCACCAGAAGCGGCGGGGGTTATCCACTCCGATTTTGAAAGTGCATTCATCCGTGCGGAGGTAATGGATTGGAAAGATCTGGTGCAGTACGGCGAGTCTGGCTGCCGAGACAAAGGCTTGCTGCGCATTGAAGGCAAAGAGTACGTCATGCGCGATGGCGACGTGGCGCATTTCCGCGTCGGAGTGTAG
- the rpsR gene encoding 30S ribosomal protein S18 encodes MRQQRQKQATLPPPPKQCHFCVLGNTSLDYKDPRGYQKFISSYSKILPRRRTGLCMRHQRMTAEAIKRARFMALVPYTPR; translated from the coding sequence ATGCGCCAACAACGTCAAAAACAAGCCACGCTCCCCCCGCCACCCAAGCAGTGCCACTTCTGCGTCTTGGGCAATACCTCCTTGGATTACAAAGATCCCCGTGGCTACCAGAAGTTCATCTCCTCCTACAGCAAGATTCTCCCCCGCCGCCGCACGGGTCTGTGCATGCGCCACCAACGGATGACGGCAGAAGCAATCAAGCGCGCACGCTTCATGGCGCTCGTGCCGTATACGCCGCGGTAA
- the recA gene encoding recombinase RecA: MAKAKNTTPAAPSLDARHKAAQEAISQIQDRFGEGSIMTLAKQTVQRVEAIPTGCLSLDLALGVGGVPRGRVIEIFGPEASGKTTLTLHIIAEVQKEKGIAAFVDAEHALDPDYARKVGVNVDELLISQPDNGEQALEIVETLVRSNGVDVIVVDSVAALTPKAEIEGEMGDSHMGLQARLMSQALRKLTAIIAKTKTVVIFINQTRMKIGIMFGNPETTTGGMALKFYSSVRIDVRRIAQLKSGEAIVGNRVKSKIVKNKVAPPFRVAEFDIMYAEGISASGDLIDLGLAQGVLEKSGNTVSFGEQKLGVGREQSKTFLRENPKVAADLRAAILKRVKEKEAEEKVGKPS, translated from the coding sequence ATGGCAAAAGCAAAAAACACTACTCCAGCAGCCCCGTCTCTGGATGCCCGGCACAAGGCCGCGCAGGAAGCAATTAGCCAGATTCAGGACCGTTTTGGCGAGGGCTCCATTATGACCCTGGCCAAGCAAACCGTGCAGCGTGTGGAAGCCATTCCCACTGGCTGCTTGTCCTTGGACCTCGCCCTGGGCGTGGGCGGCGTGCCCCGCGGTCGGGTCATTGAAATTTTCGGTCCGGAAGCTTCCGGGAAAACCACCCTCACCCTGCACATCATTGCCGAAGTGCAGAAGGAGAAGGGGATTGCCGCATTCGTGGACGCAGAGCATGCTCTGGACCCGGACTACGCACGCAAGGTTGGTGTGAATGTGGATGAGCTGCTCATCTCCCAGCCAGACAACGGCGAGCAAGCTTTGGAAATTGTGGAAACCCTGGTTCGCAGCAATGGCGTGGACGTCATTGTGGTGGACTCGGTGGCGGCGCTCACCCCCAAGGCGGAAATTGAAGGCGAGATGGGGGACAGCCACATGGGTTTGCAAGCCCGGCTCATGAGCCAGGCCCTGCGGAAGCTCACCGCCATTATTGCCAAGACGAAGACCGTGGTCATCTTCATCAACCAGACCCGCATGAAGATCGGCATCATGTTCGGCAACCCGGAGACAACTACCGGCGGCATGGCCTTGAAGTTCTACTCCTCGGTACGCATTGACGTGCGCCGCATTGCCCAGCTGAAGAGCGGGGAAGCCATTGTGGGCAACCGCGTGAAGTCCAAGATCGTCAAGAACAAAGTTGCTCCGCCCTTCCGCGTGGCCGAGTTTGACATTATGTACGCCGAAGGTATTTCCGCCAGCGGTGACCTCATTGACCTGGGCCTGGCTCAAGGTGTACTAGAGAAGTCCGGCAACACCGTGAGTTTTGGCGAGCAGAAGCTGGGCGTGGGTCGCGAACAGAGTAAGACTTTCCTCCGGGAAAACCCCAAAGTTGCTGCAGACCTCCGCGCCGCAATCCTCAAGCGGGTGAAAGAGAAGGAAGCGGAAGAGAAGGTAGGGAAGCCGAGTTAA
- a CDS encoding single-stranded DNA-binding protein: MMNLNKVMIIGNITRDPDVRTTGGGQQVALFSVATNRTWTDTAGQKKEQVEFHSVVAWRKLAEIIGQYVKKGSKVFVEGRLQTRSWDDPSGQKKYRTEIVAENLIMLDRPGQRAAAPTADAPAPTDTPAPADAEPEVNVEDIPF; this comes from the coding sequence ATGATGAACCTCAACAAGGTCATGATCATTGGGAACATCACCCGCGACCCCGACGTGCGCACCACCGGCGGCGGCCAGCAGGTTGCCCTCTTCAGCGTTGCCACCAACCGCACCTGGACCGACACGGCCGGGCAGAAGAAAGAGCAAGTGGAATTCCACAGCGTGGTTGCCTGGCGCAAGCTGGCGGAAATTATTGGCCAGTACGTCAAGAAGGGTTCCAAAGTCTTTGTGGAAGGCCGGTTGCAGACCCGCTCCTGGGATGACCCCTCTGGCCAGAAGAAGTATCGTACGGAAATTGTGGCCGAAAACCTCATCATGCTAGATCGCCCTGGCCAACGCGCTGCTGCACCAACAGCTGACGCCCCAGCCCCCACGGACACCCCGGCTCCTGCAGACGCAGAACCCGAAGTGAACGTCGAAGATATTCCATTCTAG
- a CDS encoding methyltransferase domain-containing protein has product MHTGDWIACFGREPSLSAWELYRVTGQDFGTLHKEVAVLPPMPGHSLVQLQQRCGGLVKVGEVLGIAPDLVSLHATLVQAWPQLVPAGSTARVHFGVSVYGAGGATLPQVRKEAKNLAQGLKRELVERGRSARLVIAKEPVLPAAALIQGKILERGFEILILTTPDGLVWGKTVAVQDISGYGNRDVGRPRRDATSGMLPPKLAQIMVNLTAPRPQATLLDPFCGSGTILQEAALLGVEHIVGSDMSDKAVQDSTVNIAWLQEHSQVTKDIRVFRADAAEIAKHVKPNSIETIATEPYLGPPQRGVPRGRVLLPLISALSRQYEQWLQAMADVLQPGGRLAMVWPFFQVEKQGYFLQVQDAAKNAGFQVIQPPTWMLEQPWFRSTPRGTVLYSRPDQVVGREIALLEKHA; this is encoded by the coding sequence ATGCACACTGGAGATTGGATTGCCTGTTTTGGCCGCGAACCCTCACTTTCGGCCTGGGAACTGTACCGCGTTACCGGGCAGGATTTTGGCACATTGCACAAGGAAGTGGCTGTCCTGCCGCCTATGCCTGGACATAGCTTGGTGCAGCTCCAGCAGCGCTGTGGGGGGCTGGTGAAGGTTGGGGAGGTCTTGGGCATAGCGCCTGACTTGGTGAGTCTCCACGCCACCCTGGTGCAGGCATGGCCGCAGTTGGTCCCGGCTGGGAGTACGGCCCGGGTCCACTTTGGGGTGAGTGTGTACGGTGCTGGCGGCGCGACGTTGCCACAGGTTCGAAAAGAAGCGAAGAACCTGGCGCAGGGTTTGAAGCGAGAGCTGGTGGAACGGGGTCGGTCTGCGCGGTTGGTCATTGCCAAAGAACCAGTCTTGCCAGCAGCAGCACTGATCCAGGGAAAAATCTTGGAACGGGGATTTGAAATTCTCATCCTCACCACCCCAGATGGTTTGGTCTGGGGGAAGACCGTGGCCGTGCAAGATATTAGCGGGTATGGCAACCGAGACGTGGGCCGGCCGCGGCGGGATGCAACGTCCGGCATGCTGCCGCCCAAGCTGGCGCAGATTATGGTGAACCTCACTGCGCCCCGGCCACAGGCAACGTTGCTGGATCCGTTTTGCGGTTCTGGCACGATTCTGCAAGAAGCTGCACTCTTGGGGGTGGAGCACATCGTTGGTTCGGACATGAGTGACAAAGCTGTGCAAGATTCCACGGTGAACATTGCCTGGTTGCAAGAGCACAGCCAGGTCACGAAAGACATCCGCGTCTTCCGGGCTGATGCTGCAGAAATTGCCAAGCATGTGAAACCAAACTCCATTGAGACCATTGCAACTGAGCCGTACTTGGGTCCACCCCAACGAGGTGTGCCGCGCGGCAGAGTTCTCCTGCCACTCATCTCCGCACTCAGCCGGCAGTACGAGCAGTGGCTGCAGGCCATGGCCGACGTATTACAACCGGGTGGTCGTTTAGCCATGGTCTGGCCTTTCTTTCAGGTGGAAAAGCAGGGGTACTTTTTGCAAGTGCAAGACGCAGCAAAGAACGCTGGTTTCCAGGTCATACAGCCGCCAACCTGGATGCTGGAGCAACCCTGGTTCCGCTCCACGCCGCGCGGCACTGTGCTGTACTCTCGACCTGACCAAGTAGTGGGCCGGGAAATTGCCTTACTGGAAAAACATGCGTAG